The following are from one region of the Dehalococcoidia bacterium genome:
- a CDS encoding twin-arginine translocase TatA/TatE family subunit has product MPFRIGPMELVLILAVVMIIFGVGRLPEVFGSFGKGIREFRKAASGEEEPSAAGTGERSAASTASNAASTSERPKS; this is encoded by the coding sequence ATGCCGTTTCGCATTGGGCCGATGGAGTTGGTCCTCATCTTGGCGGTCGTCATGATCATCTTCGGCGTCGGCCGGCTACCCGAGGTGTTTGGCAGCTTCGGCAAAGGGATCCGAGAATTTCGCAAAGCCGCAAGCGGCGAGGAGGAACCGTCTGCGGCCGGCACCGGCGAGCGCTCCGCCGCCTCGACCGCCAGCAATGCTGCTTCGACGAGCGAACGGCCGAAATCCTAA